From a single Raphanus sativus cultivar WK10039 chromosome 3, ASM80110v3, whole genome shotgun sequence genomic region:
- the LOC108845760 gene encoding S-adenosylmethionine synthase, with product METFLFTSESVNEGHPDKLCDQISDAVLDACLEQDPDSKVACETCTKTNMVMVFGEITTKATVDYEKIVRDTCRSIGFISDDVGLDADKCKVLVNIEQQSPDIAQGVHGHFTKRPEDIGAGDQGHMFGYATDETPELMPLSHVLATKIGAKLTEVRKNGTCRWLRPDGKTQVTVEYYNDNGAMVPVRVHTVLISTQHDETVTNDEIARDLKEHVIKPIIPEKYLDDKTIFHLNPSGRFVIGGPHGDAGLTGRKIIIDTYGGWGAHGGGAFSGKDPTKVDRSGAYIVRQAAKSVVANGMARRALVQVSYAIGVPEPLSVFVDTYGTGLIPDKEILKIVKETFDFRPGMMTINLDLKRGGNGRFLKTAAYGHFGRDDPDFTWEVVKPLKWDKPQA from the coding sequence ATGGAGACTTTCCTATTCACATCTGAGTCCGTGAACGAAGGACACCCAGACAAGCTTTGCGACCAGATCTCTGATGCAGTCCTCGATGCCTGCCTCGAGCAAGACCCCGACAGCAAAGTCGCCTGTGAGACTTGCACCAAGACCAACATGGTCATGGTCTTCGGTGAGATCACCACCAAGGCCACCGTCGACTACGAGAAGATCGTCCGTGACACTTGCCGCTCCATTGGCTTCATCTCTGATGATGTTGGTCTCGACGCTGACAAATGCAAAGTCCTTGTCAACATCGAGCAACAGAGCCCTGACATTGCTCAAGGTGTTCACGGTCACTTCACCAAGCGACCAGAAGACATTGGTGCTGGTGACCAGGGTCACATGTTTGGGTACGCCACTGACGAGACCCCTGAGCTCATGCCTCTCAGCCATGTCCTTGCTACCAAGATCGGTGCTAAACTTACTGAAGTGAGAAAGAACGGAACTTGCCGTTGGTTGAGACCAGACGGCAAAACCCAAGTCACTGTCGAGTACTACAACGACAACGGCGCTATGGTTCCAGTCCGTGTCCACACCGTCCTCATCTCAACCCAGCACGATGAGACCGTGACCAACGACGAGATCGCACGTGACCTCAAGGAGCACGTGATCAAACCAATCATCCCAGAGAAGTACCTAGATGACAAAACCATATTCCACCTCAACCCATCAGGCCGGTTCGTGATCGGTGGACCACACGGTGATGCCGGTTTAACCGGACGTAAGATCATCATCGACACCTACGGAGGATGGGGAGCTCACGGAGGAGGTGCTTTCTCAGGGAAAGACCCGACCAAAGTCGACAGAAGCGGAGCTTACATCGTGAGGCAAGCCGCGAAGAGCGTGGTTGCTAATGGAATGGCTCGTAGGGCTCTTGTCCAGGTCTCCTACGCCATTGGAGTTCCCGAGCCGTTGTCTGTCTTCGTGGACACTTACGGAACTGGGTTGATTCCAGACAAGGAGATACTGAAGATCGTGAAAGAGACCTTTGATTTCAGACCAGGGATGATGACGATCAACTTGGACTTGAAGAGAGGAGGCAATGGAAGGTTTTTGAAAACGGCTGCGTATGGGCATTTCGGAAGAGACGACCCTGACTTCACCTGGGAGGTCGTGAAGCCACTCAAGTGGGACAAACCTCAGGCTTAA
- the LOC108845755 gene encoding protein translocase subunit SECA1, chloroplastic, whose translation MVSPLCDSQLLNHRPSISPTPSHSVIADRKFIRHNRLLNSSPFLGKGFKLGLSGCSSSGSFSRLRRRRSTSVNASLGGLLSGIFKTSDNGESTRQQYASIVASVNRLETEISSLSDSDLRGRTNALKQRAQQGESMDSLLPEAFAVVREASKRVLGLRPFDVQLIGGMVLHKGEIAEMRTGEGKTLVAILPAYLNALSGKGVHVVTVNDYLARRDCEWVGQVPRFLGLKVGLIQQNMTPEQRKENYLCDITYVTNSELGFDYLRDNLATSVEELVLRDFNYCVIDEVDSILIDEARTPLIISGPAEKPSDQYYKAAKIASAFERDIHYTVDEKQKTVLLTEQGYEDAEEILDVKDLYDPREQWASYLLNAIKAKELFLRDVNYIIRTKEVLIVDEFTGRVMQGRRWSDGLHQAVEAKEGLPIQNESITLASISYQNFFLQFPKLCGMTGTASTESAEFESIYKLKTTIVPTNKPMIRKDESDVVFKAVNGKWRAVVVEISRMHKTGRAVLVGTTSVEQSDELSQLLQEAGIIHEVLNAKPENVEREAEIVAQSGRLGAVTIATNMAGRGTDIILGGNAEFMARLKLREMLMPRVVKPTDGVFVSVKKAPPKRTWKVNEKLFPCKLSNEKVKLAEEAVQSAVEAWGQKSLTELEAEERLSYSCEKGPVQDEVIGKLRNAFLEIAKEYKGFTDEERKKVVEAGGLHVVGTERHESRRIDNQLRGRSGRQGDPGSSRFFLSLEDNIFRIFGGDRIQGMMRAFRVEDLPIESKMLTKALDEAQRKVENYFFDIRKQLFEFDEVLNSQRDRVYTERRRALVSDSLEPLIIEYAELTMDDILEANIGPDTPKESWDLEKLIAKVQQYCYLLNDLTPDLLRSQGSTYEGLQDYLRARGRDAYLQKREIVEKEAPGLMKDAERFLILSNIDRLWKEHLQALKFVQQAVGLRGYAQRDPLIEYKLEGYNLFLEMMAQIRRNVIYSIYQFKPVMVKKDQDKKSQNGKPSKQVDKPNQVGVADEPSSVASA comes from the exons ATGGTGTCTCCACTCTGCGACTCTCAATTACTAAACCACCGCCCTTCGATCTCACCTACACCTTCCCACTCCGTGATCGCTGATCGAAAATTCATCCGCCATAACCGTCTTCTCAACTCTTCCCCGTTCTTGGGAAAAGGATTCAAATTAGGTTTATCAGGATGTAGTAGTAGCGGTAGCTTCTCTCGTcttcggaggaggaggagcacgAGTGTAAACGCGTCACTAGGTGGTCTTCTCAGCGGGATTTTCAAGACTTCCGATAACGGAGAGTCCACGAGGCAACAGTACGCATCGATCGTCGCCTCCGTTAACCGATTGGAGACTGAGATTTCGTCTCTTTCGGATTCGGATTTGCGTGGGAGGACTAATGCGTTGAAGCAACGCGCTCAACAAGGAGAATCCATGGATTCACTTCTTcct GAGGCGTTTGCTGTTGTTAGAGAAGCTTCCAAGAGAGTCCTTGGACTCCGTCCTTTTGATGTGCAACTAATAG GTGGTATGGTCCTTCATAAAGGAGAGATAGCAGAGATGAGAACTGGTGAAGGGAAAACGCTTGTAGCCATTTTACCTGCTTATTTGAATGCATTAAGTGGGAAAGGTGTTCATGTGGTTACAGTCAATGATTATCTTGCTCGTAGAGATTGTGAATGGGTTGGTCAAGTTCCTCGCTTCCTTGGATTGAAGGTTGGCCTGATCCAAC AGAATATGACACCTGAACAAAGAAAGGAAAACTATTTATGCGACATCACTTATGTAACCAACAGTGAGCTTGGATTCGACTATCTGAGAGATAATCTTGCCAC GAGTGTGGAGGAGCTCGTCTTGAGGGATTTCAATTATTGTGTTATTGATGAAGTTGATTCCATACTTATTGATGAAGCAAGGACTCCTCTCATTATCTCTGGACCTGCAGAGAAACCCAGTGACCAGTACTACAAAGCTGCAAAAATTGCTTCAGCCTTTGAGCGGGATATACATTACACT GTTGATGAAAAGCAGAAGACTGTTTTACTAACGGAACAGGGTTATGAAGATGCAGAAGAAATCCTGGACGTGAAAGATTTGTATGATCCTCGTGAACAATGGGCGTCATATCTTCTTAATGCCATTAAGGCAAAAGAACTTTTCCTCAGAGATGTGAACTATATCATCCGAACAAAGGAGGTTCTTATCGTGGATGAGTTTACTGGTCGTGTAATGCAG GGAAGACGCTGGAGTGACGGACTACATCAAGCAGTTGAAGCAAAAGAAGGCTTGCCAATTCAGAATGAATCTATTACACTGGCATCAATTAGTTATCAGAATTTCTTTCTGCAG TTCCCAAAACTTTGCGGGATGACTGGTACTGCATCGACCGAGAGTGCGGAATTTGAGAGCATATACAAACTGAAAACTACAATTGTACCCACAAATAAGCCCATGATAAGAAAG GATGAGTCAGATGTGGTTTTCAAGGCAGTCAATGGAAAATGGCGGGCAGTGGTAGTGGAGATTTCAAGAATGCATAAGACTGGTAGAGCTGTGCTAGTTGGGACAACCAGCGTTGAGCAGAGTGACGAGCTTTCTCAACTTTTGCAGGAAGCTGGAATAATTCATGAG GTCCTCAATGCCAAACCAGAAAATGTGGAGAGGGAAGCGGAAATTGTAGCACAAAGTGGTCGTTTAGGGGCTGTAACAATTGCCACAAATATGGCAGGGCGTGGGACAGACATAATCCTCGGCGGAAACGCTGAGTTTATGGCACGTTTGAAGCTCCGTGAGATGCTTATGCCCAG AGTGGTGAAGCCTACTGATGGTGTTTTCGTATCTGTGAAGAAGGCCCCTCCCAAGAGGACGTGGAAG GTGAATGAGAAGTTATTTCCATGCAAATTGTCAAATGAGAAAGTGAAGCTAGCTGAGGAAGCTGTTCAATCAGCTGTAGAGGCTTGGGGTCAGAAATCATTAACTGAGCTTGAAGCAGAGGAACGTCTATCTTATTCTTGTGAGAAG GGTCCTGTCCAGGATGAAGTCATTGGTAAACTAAGGAATGCATTTCTTGAAATAGCGAAAGAATATAAGGGCTTCACAGATGAAGAAAGGAAAAAG GTTGTGGAAGCTGGTGGACTTCACGTGGTGGGAACAGAGAGGCATGAATCACGCCGAATAGACAATCAG TTGCGTGGGAGAAGTGGACGGCAAGGGGATCCTGGAAGTTCCCGGTTCTTCCTTAGTCTTGAAGACAACATATTCCGCATCTTCGGGGGAGATAGGATTCAG GGTATGATGAGAGCATTCAGGGTTGAAGACTTACCGATCGAATCCAAGATGCTTACTAAAGCTCTAGATGAAGCTCAGAGAAAAGTCGAGAATTACTTCTTTGACATCAGAAAGCAACTATTCGAATTTGACGAGGTTCTCAACAGCCAAAGAGATCGTGTTTACACAGAGAGGAGGCGTGCCCTTGTGTCAGACAGCCTTGAGCCTCTGATTATCGAGTATGCTGAGTTAACAATGGATGACATTCTAGAG GCGAATATTGGCCCGGATACTCCAAAAGAAAGCTGGGATCTTGAAAAGCTCATCGCCAAAGTTCAGCA GTACTGTTATCTGTTGAATGATCTCACTCCGGATTTGCTGAGAAGTCAAGGATCAACTTACGAGGGATTGCAAGATTATCTCCGTGCTCGTGGCCGCGATGCATACTTGCAGAAAAGA GAAATCGTGGAGAAAGAAGCACCAGGGTTAATGAAAGATGCTGAACGTTTCTTAATCTTGAGCAATATAGACCGGTTATGGAAAGAACACCTTCAAGCACTCAAGTTCGTGCAACAAGCTGTTGGGCTAAGAGGATATGCGCAACGTGATCCACTTATCGAGTATAAGCTGGAAGGATACAATCTATTTCTGGAAATGATGGCTCAGATACGAAGAAACGTTATATACTCCATATATCAG TTTAAACCAGTGATGGTGAAGAAGGATCAAGACAAGAAGTCTCAGAACGGGAAACCAAGCAAACAAGTGGATAAGCCTAATCAAGTCGGTGTTGCTGATGAGCCATCCTCAGTTGCTAGTGCCTAA
- the LOC130509784 gene encoding NAC domain-containing protein 74-like codes for MALTVGIRNSEETPRISHGRFNPTRVDLINILRKRIDRGERSSLIIDNHILYETAPWLVQHVRHDSFSENEWYYFVTRKPVVTRKPDSWRPCRKVGESGRWKTTGLTKVIDKEGVRIGSLHYASFITNGATQRVGKKTGWTMHEFLLDRPGFQELVLCRIRFHPNKDNDQYAPIFAPLMIGQPQPPPGTEHQGIMGQESNGPLLNEGMEVHQNFGSYGQQQQDHIPRYIGQYGQGFGDMVENQNQFLGQEMTDRLQVPMMMNQDLNEVQLWDGYSGPSLAHH; via the exons ATGGCGTTGACAGTTGGTATTCGGAACTCAGAAG AAACACCAAGAATCTCGCATGGGCGTTTTAATCCCACACGTGTTGATCTCATCAACATCCTTCGCAAGCGGATTGATAGAGGTGAACGCTCTAGTCTCATAATCGACAATCATATTCTGTACGAGACAGCACCGTGGCTTGTTCAGCACGTAAGACATGATAGCTTCAGTGAGAATGAGTGGTATTACTTTGTCACGCGGAAACCGGTGGTGACGAGAAAACCTGACTCGTGGAGACCGTGCCGTAAGGTGGGTGAGTCAGGGAGATGGAAGACAACTGGTTTGACTAAGGTTATCGACAAAGAAGGAGTTAGGATCGGTTCTCTGCACTATGCAAGCTTCATAACCAATGGTGCAACACAGAGAGTTGGGAAAAAGACTGGTTGGACTATGCATGAGTTTCTTTTGGATAGACCAGGTTTTCAAGAATTGGTTCTCTGTAGAATCCGGTTTCATCCGAATAAAGACAATGATCAATATGCTCCAATATTCGCACCTTTAATGATCGGACAGCCACAACCACCACCAGGCACGGAACACCAAGGGATAATGGGACAAGAATCAAACGGTCCATTATTGAATGAAGGCATGGAGGTGCATCAGAACTTTGGGTCTTATGGTCAGCAGCAGCAAGACCATATTCCTAGATACATAGGGCAATATGGTCAAGGTTTTGGAGATATGGTTGAGAATCAAAACCAGTTTTTAGGACAGGAGATGACGGATCGTCTCCAGGTTCCAATGATGATGAATCAAGACTTGAATGAGGTGCAACTGTGGGATGGGTATTCTGGTCCATCCTTGGCTCATCAT
- the LOC108846630 gene encoding uncharacterized protein LOC108846630, with protein sequence MTQHLAAQHQHFSVDEHQGLGSSFQFSGESSGQQQNDILGTQKTYHSLMDDPPHLAQATEEEQHQDFGSSALFWAQKDDLVAPGELSAQQQSLMQDSNLSLTQQKNQIFGQVTYLSPLDKKFWETDHSQVPVMVDHAFEEQQHVPWSAQPYSQYEGQNSTLPTVTPQQHDNAIRNLPAQLQIEEQDNVPLMNQATEEQAAYLPMNQGIDEPHGGIVGYL encoded by the coding sequence ATGACACAACACTTGGCTGCTCAACATCAACATTTCTCAGTGGATGAACATCAAGGCTTGGGTTCTTCTTTTCAGTTTTCTGGAGAATCTTCAGGTCAGCAGCAAAACGATATTCTTGGAACGCAAAAAACCTATCACTCACTTATGGATGATCCTCCACACTTAGCCCAAGCCACAGAGGAGGAGCAGCATCAAGATTTTGGTTCTTCTGCTCTGTTTTGGGCTCAAAAAGATGATCTCGTAGCTCCTGGAGAGCTATCTGCTCAGCAACAAAGTCTGATGCAAGACTCAAACTTGTCTCTTACCCAACAGAAAAATCAGATTTTTGGACAAGTCACCTATCTCTCCCCATTGGACAAGAAGTTTTGGGAAACTGATCATTCACAGGTTCCAGTTATGGTGGATCATGCCTTCGAGGAGCAGCAGCATGTTCCATGGTCGGCTCAGCCATATTCTCAATATGAAGGACAAAACAGCACACTCCCAACGGTTACTCCACAACAACATGACAATGCCATCAGAAATTTACCTGCGCAGCTACAAATTGAAGAACAAGACAATGTTCCTTTGATGAATCAAGCCACGGAAGAACAGGCAGCATATCTTCCAATGAACCAAGGCATCGATGAGCCACATGGAGGCATTGTTGGCTATCTTTAA
- the LOC108845767 gene encoding uncharacterized protein LOC108845767: protein MKDVAPIMINPGKKMEGAATSVKESDYYEGERLTHLLGLVQRGIETSKTSNVNPLPDKIWLKKQIAIGINEVTRVLERMKPNPNDTRQPPVQLQVVIVVADCKPRMLTKHIPNLAASRNVPVIYIRDHKRASLRLGELVKLKTALAIGVKARGTDLNLILKQILTRDDSS, encoded by the exons ATGAAAGACGTCGCACCTATTATGATAAACCCTGGGAAGAAGATGGAAGGTGCTGCGACTTCCGTCAAAGAATCAGA TTACTACGAAGGCGAACGTCTAACTCATCTCCTCGGCTTGGTTCAAAG AGGAATTGAGACGTCCAAGACTTCGAATGTGAACCCATTGCCCGACAAGATATGGCTAAAG AAACAAATAGCGATTGGTATCAACGAAGTCACCCGTGTTCTGGAGAGGATGAAACCAAACCCTAACGACACTAGACAACCTCCTGTTCAACTCCAG GTAGTGATAGTAGTCGCAGATTGTAAACCGAGGATGCTAACCAAGCATATACCCAACTTGGCTGCTTCGAGGAACGTCCCGGTTATCTATATCAGAGACCACAAACGAGCCTCTCTCAGATTAGGAGAGCTGGTTAAGCTCAAGACAGCTCTAGCTATTGGCGTCAAGGCGAGAGGAACTGATCTCAACCTAATACTCAAACAGATTCTTACAAGAGATGATAGTTCTTGA